Within Oribacterium sp. oral taxon 102, the genomic segment AGGCCGAGGATGATATTCTCCGTAATGGTATAATTCTGCACCAGCTTGAAGTGCTGATGCACCATCCCGATATTCAGTCCGGCCGCATAGCTTGGAGATGTAATTCGCTCTCGTTTCCCGCGAATCCAGATCTCGCCCGCATCCGGCTCGTACATACCAAACAGCATGCTCATGAGCGTAGACTTCCCCGCGCCATTTTCACCCAGCAGTGCAAAGATCTCTCCCTTCCGGATGCGAAGCGTCACATCGTCATTGGCGACGATCCCCGGAAACCGCTTGGTGATATGCTTCATTTCAACAATATATTCGGACATGCTTTTCCTCTCCAGCCCCCATCTTTCCGTAAGCCCTTTGCCGATAGGACAGCTGCCCGGTACGAGTCTCCTCCATACCGGGCAGCCCTTCCGACAGCCTTTATCCCGCTTTCCGCTTATTTCAGACCTGTGAAATTGTCCGGCGTCATCTGATTGAAATTCGCTGCCGGCACGATTTCTCCACTCTGTACCTTTTTATAGCACTCCTCCAGCTTTTGGAGCGTCTCCGGAGACAGCTGCTGCCGACCCTCTGCACTCACATATCCCGTGGAATCCGTATCTGCGCCCAGAAGCGCATTTTCTCCGTGAAAGCTGCCGGCCGCAACCGCTTCCAGCTGCTTTTCTACATTGGAATGCATGACCTTGAGTACGGAGGTCAGGATAATATTGGCATCACCATTTGCGCCATCGTCATACTGATCCACATCACAGCCGATGACCTTCGCGTTTGCAGCCTCCTTCACCGCGGTAAATACGCCGTTTCCGGAGCCTCCGGCCGCCACGAAAAGGATGTCGCAGCCCTTATCCAGAAGTGCCTTCCCCACGACCTTTCCACTCGCTTCATCAGAAAAGCTGCCGATATAATTGCCGCCGACATTCGCATTGGTCACATCCGTTCCCGCATAGGAGGGAATCTCCACACATTCTGCACCTGCACTGTATTTCGCATTGGCATAGTTTACGCCGGATTCAAAGCCGTACTGGTAATTCACATTGGACGGATA encodes:
- a CDS encoding BMP family lipoprotein, whose protein sequence is MKKLWKALTGIVLTASLLSGCGASAQTAATTAAGTAGSMETSTGGSAEGMQTGDAQSGLRIAIVTSPSGVDDGSFNQDNYNGIQAFLKKHPDATATPVREESGDTAAAIQAVADIVADYDVIVCCGFQFAGIGGIAVDNPDTKFILVDSYPADAEGNEVSCDNVYAMQFKEQESGFFAGVAAALESESKKVAVVNGIAYPSNVNYQYGFESGVNYANAKYSAGAECVEIPSYAGTDVTNANVGGNYIGSFSDEASGKVVGKALLDKGCDILFVAAGGSGNGVFTAVKEAANAKVIGCDVDQYDDGANGDANIILTSVLKVMHSNVEKQLEAVAAGSFHGENALLGADTDSTGYVSAEGRQQLSPETLQKLEECYKKVQSGEIVPAANFNQMTPDNFTGLK